One stretch of bacterium DNA includes these proteins:
- a CDS encoding integration host factor subunit beta, with product MTTTKKDLAADVAQETGCKKSLAAKMVDSVFASMRTSLISGDRIEIRGFGVFQVKDTKPKPAARNPRTGEIIYVPARRKTHFKPGKLLKEALHKPLRRKQP from the coding sequence ATGACTACAACGAAAAAAGATTTAGCCGCCGATGTCGCACAGGAAACAGGGTGCAAAAAAAGCCTGGCAGCCAAAATGGTTGACAGTGTATTCGCCTCCATGCGCACAAGCCTTATCAGCGGTGACAGGATCGAAATCAGAGGCTTCGGAGTTTTCCAGGTCAAGGACACCAAACCCAAACCGGCTGCCCGTAATCCAAGAACCGGCGAAATCATCTATGTTCCCGCCAGACGTAAAACACATTTCAAGCCGGGTAAACTCCTGAAAGAAGCTCTCCATAAACCATTGAGAAGGAAACAACCATAG